One genomic segment of Capricornis sumatraensis isolate serow.1 chromosome X, serow.2, whole genome shotgun sequence includes these proteins:
- the SERPINA7 gene encoding thyroxine-binding globulin, protein MCYYLPSKMPLFFSLVLLILGLHCAPPNSCEGKITSCLSPQQNATLYKMSSINADFAFNLYRRVTVETPDQNIFFSPVSISAGLAMLSLGACSSTQTQILESLGFNLTDTPMAEIQQGFQHLICSLNFPKKELELQMGNALFIGKQLKPLEKFLDDVKNLYETEVFSTDFSNVSAAQQEINSHVERQTKGKIVGLIQDLKPNTITVLVNYLCFKAQWANPFDPSKTEEGSSFLVDKTTTVQVPMMHQVDQYYHLVDTELNCTVLQMDYSKNALALFVLPKEGQMEGVEGAMSSKILKKWNRLLQKGWVDLFVPKFSISATYDLGGILLKMGIQDAFADNADFSGLTKDNGLKVSNVAHKAMFYIGEKGTEAIPEVRFLNQPETTLLHPIIQFDRSFLLLILEKNTKSILFLGKVVDPTEV, encoded by the exons ATGTGCT ATTACCTTCCTTCCAAAATGCCACTGTTCTTCTCTCTGGTTCTCTTGATACTTGGGCTTCATTGTGCACCACCTAACAGCTGTGAAGGCAAAATAACCTCCTGCCTTTCCCCCCAACAAAATGCCACTCTCTATAAGATGTCATCTATCAATGCTGACTTTGCATTCAACCTGTACCGGAGGGtcactgtggagactccagatCAGAACATCTTCTTTTCCCCTGTGAGCATCTCTGCAGGATTGGCCATGCTCTCCCTTGGGGCCTGCTCCAGCACCCAAACTCAAATCCTGGAAAGCTTGGGATTCAACCTTACAGACACCCCAATGGCAGAGATCCAGCAGGGCTTCCAGCACCTGATCTGTTCATTGAATTTTCCAAAGAAGGAGCTGGAATTACAGATGGGAAATGCCCTTTTCATTGGGAAGCAGCTGAAACCACTGGAAAAGTTCTTGGATGATGTCAAGAACCTCTATGAGACTGAAGTCTTTTCTACCGACTTCTCCAATGTTTCTGCAGCCCAGCAGGAGATCAATAGTCATGTGGAGAGGCAAACCAAAGGGAAAATTGTGGGCCTCATCCAAGACCTCAAACCAAACACCATCACAGTCCTGGTGAACTACCTTTGCTTTAAAG CCCAGTGGGCAAATCCTTTTGATCCATCCAAGACAGAAGAGGGTTCCAGCTTCTTAGTGGACAAGACCACAACAGTGCAAGTGCCCATGATGCACCAGGTGGATCAATACTATCACCTGGTGGATACAGAGCTGAACTGCACCGTGCTGCAAATGGACTACAGCAAGAATGCTCTGGCGCTCTTTGTCCTTCCCAAGGAGGGCCAGATGGAGGGGGTGGAAGGGGCCATGTCATCGAAAATACTGAAGAAGTGGAACCGCTTACTGCAGAAGGG GTGGGTTGACTTATTTGTTCCAAAGTTCTCCATTTCTGCCACATATGACCTTGGAGGCATCCTTCTGAAGATGGGCATCCAGGATGCTTTTGCCGACAATGCTGATTTTTCTGGACTCACAAAGGACAATGGTCTTAAAGTTTCCAAT GTTGCCCACAAGGCTATGTTTTACATTGGTGAAAAGGGAACTGAAGCCATTCCTGAAGTCAGATTCCTGAATCAGCCTGAGACAACTCTTCTTCATCCTATCATCCAATTTGATAGATCTTTCCTGTTGTTGATATTGGAGAAAAACACTAAGAGTATTCTCTTTCTAGGGAAAGTTGTGGACCCAACGGAAGTGTAG